acagctatttgtgaggcctccttagacagccatttttcctttttgcatttctttttcttggggatggtcttgctccttgtctcctgtacaatgtcacaaacctctgtccatagttcatcgggcactctgtctatcagatctaggcccttaaatctatttctcacttccactgtataatcataagggattggatttaggtcatacctgaatggtctagtggttgtccCCACTTTCGTAAATTTAAGTCtagatttggcaataaggagtttctgatatgagccacagccagctcccagccttgtttttgctgactgtatagaacttctccatctttgcctgcgaagaatataatcaatctgatttccatgttggtaatctggtgatgtccatttgtagagtcttctcttgtgttgttggaagagggtgtttgctatgaccagtgtgttttcttgggaaactctgttagactttgccctgtttcatcctgtaatccaaggccaaatttgcctgttaatccaggtatttcttgatttcatactcttccattccagtcccctaaaatgaaaaggacatcttttttgggtgttagtactaaaaggtcttttaggttttcatagaaccattcaacttcagcttcttcagtattactggtcagggcaaaGACTTGGATAACTGGGATATTGAatagcttgccttggaaatgaacagacatcattgtgttgtttttgatATTGCATGCAAGAACTGTATGTTGAACTctattgttgactatgatggctactccattttttctaagggattcctgcccacagtagtagatataatggtcatctgagttatgcATTGTCAAATAAACATGTCAGTTTCTGTAAGTTCAACATAAAAAATGGAGAAGAGTGCACTGCAgtgagaagaaatatacaaatattaaaatcatcTAGTGAATGgtatctggcaaaaaaaaaattaccttctaTGTACTAAAGCActaaacttattatttttttttgaaatgcctGGGTAttaaaagctaaaagctggttttcTCAAATCATAAAAAAAACTGACAAGCCTGAAGTGTgactaataaagaaaaaaaatgtaggagGGCCCTTAGAATaatgtcagaaatgaaaaaggagacagtaCAACAGCTATCAAGGAAATATAGTGGACTATGAGATTACTGCAAATAACTGATCCCCAAAAatagataacctagaagaaatagacatATTCTTTGAAAAGTACAATCTACCAACACTAAACCATTAAGAATTAGAAAATCTGACCAGACCAAAGACAAGcaataaatgaaatgataaaagacGATCAAATATAAAAGTCAGGAAAAAGGTGGCAACACAGGTGAATTCCAGCAATATAGAGAAGAGTTAAAACCAACATTTCTGATGATTTCATTCCTGCAATACTTGGGAACATCACAGCAGACCCTGGGTGAGGCACAAAGAGTGCCAACAAGGAGCGAGTTCCTCTCTGGCGGTGAGGACGATGCGGCCTCCTGGGCAAAGGCGGGGCCTGGAGTGAGCCCAGGGTCTCGGCATTCCCTGGGAAGGGGTTTGTGCCCGAGCGGCTCAGCTCTCGAGGGCTGGCTCTGCTGGGAAGTCGGCGGAGCGAATGGGGTGCGTGAGCGGGTCTGAGCACGGTGCCAGGGCCTGCCACTTCTGCGAGGGTGGGAGAGTCCTCTCTGGATGGGACTTTGGGtgtggccttgcctttcttcccCCGTCTCCAGTCCCTGGCCGCACCGCTGGCCTCTGGTGAGTGACGCGGCCTGGAGACACCTCACAGAACGCTCACAGCCAGCCGAGCAAGGAGACGACCTCCGGAGCCCATCGGCGGGGAGGTGCAGGGAAGAGCGGGTGCAGGTCCACGCACCGTGTCCTTCCGGCCGGCCAGGCTCTCGGAAATGCCCCAGACGTCGAGCAGCGTCCGGGGGGAAGATGGGCAAGCAGTCTTTATGGGTGGCTTCCCTCGGGAGGCCTCGTGCTACTAGGCAGAGGGTCCGGCAGGAATGAGGCGGGGATCCGTGCGTCCCCGGCAGGACGCTCGTCTGCAAAGTTCCCTGGGGCTCCATTTCCGGTGCAAGGAGCATGCTGGAGAAGCGCCGAGTGCCAAACAGGAGAAGCGATCCACGATGCCGTGAGCACCACCGCCGGCACCACCAGCACCGACACGAAGGCCAAGGGGAGAAAGGCGAGCCAACTAGTGCCAAAGAAACCTCTCCACCAGCAGTGCACCGGGGCCTAGGTGGAGATCCGTCACGCAGCGTTCATTTCTGAAAGCAAAGGTCCTCCCCACACTGAGGAAAGACCCGAGCCTACCCCAGATTGGGATAGCAAGACAACTGGACTTCCGACTCTGCCCGGCCTGCCTGGCAGTCAGTTGTCTCTTCCAGCTGGGCCCCGGACAAACGCCGCTGGACGCGAGGAGATGCGGCCGGCCTCCAAAGTGCCTGGGGCGGTGGGGAAACTGTCCTCCCCTCGCTGCTTTCCCGACTGCCTCATGATTCCCGTGACCCGGTGGAGGGGCGCCTGAGGACCCTTATCGATCACCTCTTGCGTTTCATCTCTGTTTCTTGGCTGACggccgcgaaccccaaaccctccaGCAAAGGGCAGACCGGGAATGTGTGGTTTAACATCTCAGACCTCGAGGGACAACTCTGGCTGCTGACCGCACCAGTCGGCGTGGCAAGGAACAGAGAACGTTCCGATGGCTCGTTTCCCCCGCATGCTTACCTACAGCCCACCACGCCCTCCACACGtggagaggaaaaagaatgatGAGCAGCATCTTCCCCCAAGAACACGAACAAGCGTGCCCCGCGCGAGGACGTGGAGCCACCCACAGCCTTCCCTCATCATCACCACCCATCTTCCCCATCGTCTCAAATGGACTTACTGCTTGCCCCATCCACCCcctctgaagaagaagaagaaggagaaggagaaaaaggagaagaacgGCGACTGGAGCGGCGTGGCAGGGGGAGTGGGAAGGTGGCCTTACGCTGGGGGAAATCCGTGCAAAAGCGAGAAAGATACTGGCTGATCTCGCTTCTCTGTGCCATGGGAAGGAGGCAAGaggacagcaagggtgtgagcacCTGGACGATAAAGCACAAAGTGGTAGGgtcctgggatgggatggggaagcgggaggggagaggggtgcaAGAGGCTAAGGCAGAAAGCGGGGTCAGGGCCGTTCTTTCCTAGTAAGGGTCCACGGAATCAACGCTTCAGCTATGTATGGGAAACACGTGGACCGTGAAACCCCCATCGTCCTGGAAGGCAAGCATAATGTCCAGGACGGGAGAGCAAACAAACACACCTGTCCCACACCGAGAAGGAAAGCAACAGtcatcctcctccaggagggaaaCCTTTTTTATGCCTTAACTTAGAGCGCGTTTTAAGCCCTGGAATTGGAAAGACGACTGTATGAGTcaactattgtatataaaatagagaaagagaataaaatcaacaaaaaaataacaaaatgaacacaaaattaaaaaaaaaattaaaaaaggaaaacgaaaaaaaaaaaaaaccccaaaacacaaaaaaacccaaaaccaaaaAACGGctcaaaaaacccccaaaaaaacaaagaaaggaacgacaacgacaacaacaacaacaacaacaatcaaaacaaatggaagaaggaaaaggaagggcgAAAGGCAACGGAGACATAAAAGGAGCTGAAGCAATGCATCCAAAGTTGCAGCAATTCTATGCCTTTTGGAATGAGCTCGCTTTGGGGCTTGACCAATGGCCCTGAAGGGAGAAAAGCATATGTGCCACTCTCTAGGCAGCTTCTGGTGCCAGGACCCTGAACGCTAGGAGAGTGTCCAGTGAGAAAGCATAGAGATCGGAGTGGACCTCACTGGAGAGCAAAGTTGAGGCAAGGGTTTCTTATTGTGTGGGGAGGGGTTGTCCTCTGgcaggggtctggggtggggagacCCCTAAAGGGGAGAGGGTAGGTGGGCAGACATATGTTTGCACAAGTGTGTTAGGATGTGAATGGTGAGCCCACGGCATTCCTCTGCAGCCCGCATTTGTGTGCTGAACTTGGAAGGCCCGCAGTGAATGTCTAGCGGGCAAGCCTGGAAGGCCCAATGGCCCCGAATCATTTGCATCCGGAGCCCTTTGGTCCAGGGGGCCAGGTCGGAAGTGCGTGCGGGGCTTCGTCAAGGGGAATTCCCCGAGAAAAGTGTCGGTGGTTGGATGGCAGGAGTGGGAATGGGCAGGCCCTCGGCTGCCTCGGCGAATGAGGAGCTTGCACGTGCGGGGGTGGGGCTGTGGGAAAGCCCCCAAAGGCCCGAGGGGGCGGAGCCCGGGCCCTTTTTGGAGACGACGGTGTGAGGGAAGGAGGCACCGGCGTGCAGCTGCAGGTAGGAGATGGAAACCCTCGTGGGCCTTGTTTGCAGAGACCCGGGGGCTGCTTCTGAGCACGGGGGAGGTGCGTGTCCGGCTCCCTTCAACGTCTTAGCCGGAGGGCAAGATGGTCGGGCCAGCGCCGCTGGTGCGGATGCCCTTCGGGGACCCTCTGTCCCTGAGGGGCCGTCGCCGGCAGTCGGGCGCCCCCAGCGGGGTGACTTGGCTCCCGGGTCAGCGGGGCTGGCGCCTGGCCAGAAAGTCGCCCTGAGTTGGAGGGGGCCGTGGGGGGTGGGCGCTGGGCTTCAGAATCTGGGGAACACCTGCTACGTGAATGCGGCGCTGCAGTGTCTGAGCCACACGCCGCCCCTGGCCAGCTGGCTGGTGTCCCGGCAGCACGCCACCCTCTGTCCGGCCGGCGGCTCCTGCACGCTCTGTGCCATGCGAGCTCACGTGACCCGAGCCCTCCTTCACGCGGGAGAGGTGATCCGGCCCCGCAAGGACCTGCTGGCGGGCTTCCACAGACACCAGCAGGAAGACGCCCACGAGTTTCTGATGTTCACTCTGAGTGGCATGCAGCAAGGGTGCCTGAGTGCATCCCAGCCGTCGGGCCACGCCTCCGAGGACACCGGCGTCGTCCGTCAGATCTTCGGCGGGACGTGGAGGTCTCGGATCCAGTGTCTCCACTGCCTCGGTGTCTCGGACACGTTCGACCCTTACCTGGACATCAGCCTGGATATCACGGCGGCTCAGAGTgtggagcaagctctgagagagctGGTGAAGCCCGAGAAGCTGGAGGCGGAAAATGCCTATGACTGTGGCGTTTGTCTCCGGAAGGTGCCTGCCACCAAGACGTTGACTTTGCACAGCACCTCCCAGGTCCTGGTGCTGGTGCTGAAGCGGTTCACACAGCTGAGCGGGGCCAAAAGGGCTCAGGAGGTGCGCTATCCCCAGTGCCTGGACGTGCAGCCCTACACGTCTGAGCGGAAGGCAGGGCCACTGGGCTACGTGCTCTATGCCGTGCTGGTGCACTCCGGGTGGAGCTGTGAGCGAGGACACTACTTTTGTTACGTCCGAGCGGGCAACGGCCAATGGTATAAGATGGACGACGCCAAGGTGACCGCCTGTGACGAGACTGCTGCCCTGAGCCAGAGCGCCTACGTCCTGTTCTACGCCTGGGAGGGTGCGTGGGAAGGGggcgctgggggaggggcagcggcCCCCCTCGGGGCTGACCCCACAGACCCCGGGCAGCCTGCAGGAGACGCCAGCGGCAGAGCTCCTGGGTCGCAGGAGTCCCCGGGGGACACAGAGGCCGAAGGGATGAGCTTAGAGCAGTGGAGACGCCTGCAAGAACACAACCGACCGAAGCCGGCCTTGGAGCTGCGCAAgatccaggctgccctgcctgccGGTGCAGTCGTGATTCACTGGTCCAGACACGGAGGAGGGAGGAACCGCCTGCCGCCCGCACGGGAGCACCACCGGCTCGACCGGCCCAGCACGGACACCCCGCTCCCGGGGCCGGCGGACGCCGGCCACGGCCCTTGTGCCAGCGGGAGGGCCAGAGCGACCAAGGGGAGGAACAAGAAGCCGCGGCCATCTCTGGGGCTGTGGCGGTAGGCCGGCTCTGACGCACATGCGTGCAGACGCCCAGGCACACTCTGGGTGCGGCACGCCCCGGGCAACGCACCAAGAGTGCCGAAGGAGGAGCGAGTTCCTCTCTGGCGGTGAGGACGA
This region of Ovis canadensis isolate MfBH-ARS-UI-01 breed Bighorn chromosome 3, ARS-UI_OviCan_v2, whole genome shotgun sequence genomic DNA includes:
- the LOC138436451 gene encoding ubiquitin carboxyl-terminal hydrolase 17-like protein 6, which encodes METLVGLVCRDPGAASEHGGGACPAPFNVLAGGQDGRASAAGADALRGPSVPEGPSPAVGRPQRGDLAPGSAGLAPGQKVALSWRGPWGVGAGLQNLGNTCYVNAALQCLSHTPPLASWLVSRQHATLCPAGGSCTLCAMRAHVTRALLHAGEVIRPRKDLLAGFHRHQQEDAHEFLMFTLSGMQQGCLSASQPSGHASEDTGVVRQIFGGTWRSRIQCLHCLGVSDTFDPYLDISLDITAAQSVEQALRELVKPEKLEAENAYDCGVCLRKVPATKTLTLHSTSQVLVLVLKRFTQLSGAKRAQEVRYPQCLDVQPYTSERKAGPLGYVLYAVLVHSGWSCERGHYFCYVRAGNGQWYKMDDAKVTACDETAALSQSAYVLFYAWEGAWEGGAGGGAAAPLGADPTDPGQPAGDASGRAPGSQESPGDTEAEGMSLEQWRRLQEHNRPKPALELRKIQAALPAGAVVIHWSRHGGGRNRLPPAREHHRLDRPSTDTPLPGPADAGHGPCASGRARATKGRNKKPRPSLGLWR